Proteins co-encoded in one Salvia splendens isolate huo1 unplaced genomic scaffold, SspV2 ctg732, whole genome shotgun sequence genomic window:
- the LOC121791142 gene encoding metal tolerance protein 10-like has protein sequence MESASGAAVVSESRRELLSTDTIQPSWRLNLDAFRLPERESDNRHSAFNIRRLFRNKRKQRKVAEYYKQQERLLEGFNEMETIHVSGALADALTEDQLKQVAQSERLAVNISNIANLILFIAKVYASLESRSLAVIASTMDSFLDLLSGLILWFTSHAMKNPNQYHYPIGKKRMQPVGIIVFASVMATLGLQIILESVRQLISKTGPEMNHNQEMWMIGIMVSVTVVKFALMVYCRRFKNEIVSAYAQDHFFDVITNSVGLATAVLAVRFYWWIDPTGAMIIAVYTINTWSRTVFENVGSLIGRTAPPDFLTKLTYLIWNHHEEIQHIDTVRAYTFGTHYFVEVDIVLPQTMMLGEAHNIGETLQEKLEQLCEVERAFVHIDFEFTHRPEHKTKV, from the exons ATGGAGAGTGCCAGCGGCGCCGCCGTTGTGAGCGAAAGCCGCAGAGAATTGTTGAGCACCGATACGATCCAGCCGTCGTGGAGGCTCAACTTGGATGCGTTCCGCTTGCCTGAGCGCGAGTCCGACAATCGCCACTCCGCTTTCAACATCCGGCGTCTCTTCAGGAACAAAA GAAAACAACGAAAAGTTGCTGAGTATTACAAACAGCAGGAAAGACTTCTGGAAGGATTCAATGAAATGGAGACAATCCATGTATCTGGTGCTTTAGCAGATGCTCTTACTGAG GATCAACTGAAACAGGTTGCACAGAGCGAGAGGCTAGCTGTTAACATATCTAACATTGCCAATTTGATCCTTTTCATTGCAAAAGTGTATGCTTCACTTGAGAGCAGATCTTTAGCTGTCATTGCATCAACCATGGATTCTTTCCTTGACCTCTTATCTGGGCTGATCTTGTGGTTTACATCGCATGCTATGAAAAATCCAAACCAGTATCATTATCCAATTGGAAAGAAAAGGATGCAACCAGTG GGCATCATTGTTTTTGCTTCTGTCATGGCAACACTGGGATTGCAAATTATACTGGAGTCTGTTCGGCAACTCATATCAAAG ACTGGCCCTGAGATGAACCATAACCAAGAGATGTGGATGATAGGCATCATGGTATCTGTAACTGTAGTGAAGTTTGCACTTATGGTTTATTGCCGCCGATTTAAGAATGAGATTGTGAGTGCCTATGCTCAAGATCATTTCTTTGATGTCATCACCAACTCTGTCGGATTAGCCACTGCTGTTTTGGCGGTCCGTTTCTACTGGTGGATAGATCCTACAGGAGCCATGATT ATTGCAGTTTACACAATCAACACTTGGAGTAGGACTGTGTTTGAAAACGTGGGGTCGCTAATTGGAAGAACAGCACCTCCAGATTTCCTCACGAAATTGACTTATCTGATATGGAATCATCATGAGGAAATCCAGCACATTGACACAGTAAGGGCATACACATTTGGTACACATTACTTTGTGGAGGTCGACATTGTGCTGCCGCAAACTATGATGCTGGGCGAAGCACATAATATTGGCGAAACGCTACAAGAAAAGCTGGAGCAACTGTGTGAGGTGGAGAGAGCATTTGTTCACATTGACTTTGAGTTCACTCATAGACCGGAGCACAAGACCAAAGTCTGA